A single region of the Anopheles funestus chromosome X, idAnoFuneDA-416_04, whole genome shotgun sequence genome encodes:
- the LOC125774750 gene encoding uncharacterized protein LOC125774750, with amino-acid sequence MKYYQLSASTMGTNRIGGALGWLLLLAATCTVTLAAPSTGHGYETKSIAQAYLECLQYLNISRQSMYEYNTTAVPLNNGGNCLLRCIGLNTRWWNDEAGLNEKALLQFFRQTDTNSLEQARTCLADVSDSPDTCAAAYRSFRCYSDALGDVIAHPEYVAPCREEIQRSVSDCAAMLQVSDEQLTSCVNAETFQHSGNATALLRCVVLRLGLYADSTGVMYDRLQLLMDSDTAPSWTEAHVEEAKQCENNLRALGTEVCQVAAHSVEICYGWQAFGELWKVLREEYGSSYSDILYDNTDEPLMESNDVTEEKQEQANNDIYRVPKEVEVFSYPSGSRYRSLLILNPKWNVGDSKSDSSDSSSSQDDETPSDDKLTTPELSVMYSKKPVNPDNVVQQQTVPELEERRQPATAHFVQTRSVVYPMASELFPYYRPAITPYALRMRRSLPLLHYLPHGMPAMGTPYFHPMSHPMVKRSIPMEPMFVPASCTCSRPYVPPRYVRDVEPHDAPVAFSDSPFPAFELNESAVPRVQTDETVALSDGDSTVSKNEDDSARNIANDGEGGAPEESELFAVDNTVSKNEQLRMEPSNDGDDSSSNIANVGEEEANEESDLLDADTTVPKNEVPLMEASNDGEGDAYEKLDLPDGDSTVAKSEKLQMEVLSDGDDTSTNIANDGEGEANEESDLLDSDSTVSKNEDLRTEASSDDDDSSRTLANNGEGDAQEEPDVPTPKEDTPVVDETLTDGVDSNDETEQVSAANVVDENVGDSLKNENSNSNLEEVQTATSGQEVPQDSKTSSSSAGKAVHPMLTQPSQPTNQPDVTDQPPQSTTSNTLAADESKAPSQKAINTVQRLIRAVHTTNYIRNVLSTLTTH; translated from the exons ATGAAGTATTACCAGCTATCTGCAAGTACGATGGGGACTAATCGAATCGGTGGTGCGTTGGGATGGTTGCTGCTACTGGCTGCAACCTGCACTGTAACACTAGCCGCACCCAGTACTGGGCATGGTTACGAGACCAAGAGTATTGCCCAGGCCTACCTCGAGTGTCTTCAATATCTGAACATTTCGCGCCAATCCATGTACGAGTATAACACCACGGCTGTACCTCTCAACAACGGCGGCAATTGCTTGTTGCGCTGCATTGGTCTAAATACCCGCTGGTGGAACGATGAGGCGGGACTGAACGAGAAAGCACTGCTACAGTTCTTCCGTCAAACGGACACGAACTCACTGGAACAGGCGCGCACCTGTCTGGCGGATGTATCGGACTCACCCGATACATGTGCCGCCGCTTATCGATCGTTCCGGTGCTACAGTGACGCGCTGGGTGATGTCATTGCCCATCCGGAGTATGTCGCACCGTGCAGGGAGGAGATACAACGGTCAGTAAGCGATTGTGCTGCAATGCTGCAGGTGTCCGACGAGCAGCTGACATCTTGTGTAAATGCCGAAACGTTTCAGCACAGTGGAAACGCTACCGCGCTACTGCGATGCGTTGTGCTGCGACTTGGCCTGTACGCTGATTCGACCGGGGTGATGTACGATCGTTTGCAGCTGTTGATGGATAGTGACACTGCCCCATCTTGGACGGAGGCACACGTCGAGGAGGCTAAGCAGTGTGAGAACAATTTGCGAGCGTTGGGCACTGAAGTATGCCAAGTTGCGGCTCACTCTGTTGAGATTTGTTACGGTTGGCAGGCATTTGGAGAACTGTGGAAGGTGCTGAGGGAAGAGTATGGTAGCTCATACAGTGACATTCTTTACGATAATACGGATGAACCCCTTATGGAATCAAATGATGTTACTGAGGAGAAACAGGAACAAGCAAACAATGACATCTATCGTGTTCCAAAGGAAGTGGAGGTTTTTAGTTATCCGTCAGGGTCCCGATATCGATCACTATTGATATTAAACCCTAAATGGAATGTTGGTGACTCCAAATCGGACAGTTCCGATAGTTCATCTTCACAAGATGACGAGACTCCAAGCGATGATAAGCTTACAACACCAGAGCTTTCAGTGATGTATTCCAAGAAACCGGTAAACCCAGATAATGTAGTGCAGCAACAAACAGTGCCTGAG ctTGAAGAGAGAAGACAACCAGCAACGGCACACTTTGTTCAAACCCGATCGGTAGTTTATCCAATGGCATCAGAGCTGTTTCCCTACTATAGACCAG CTATAACACCTTACGCACTACGGATGAGACGTTCCCTTCCTCTACTACACTACCTCCCACATGGTATGCCAG CAATGGGAACTCCCTATTTCCATCCAATGTCCCATCCTATGGTAAAGCGATCCATCCCAATGGAACCGATGTTTGTTCCTGCATCCTGTACCTGTTCCAGACCTTATGTTCCACCACGTTATGTAAGAGATGTCGAGCCTCATGATGCACCTGTAGCATTCAGCGACAGTCCGTTCCCGGCATTCGAACTCAATGAATCTGCTGTTCCTAGAGTCCAAACCGATGAGACTGTTGCTTTATCTGATGGCGATTCCACCGTCTCAAAGAACGAGGATGATTCGGCTAGAAACATTGCTAATGATGGAGAAGGTGGTGCACCTGAGGAATCGGAATTATTTGCTGTAGATAATACAGTTTCAAAGAACGAGCAACTGCGTATGGAACCTTcaaatgatggtgatgattcgTCTAGCAACATTGCTAATGTTGGAGAAGAAGAGGCAAATGAGGAATCGGACTTACTTGATGCCGATACCACTGTCCCAAAGAATGAGGTACCCCTAATGGAAGCGTCTAATGATGGAGAAGGTGATGCATATGAGAAATTGGACTTACCTGATGGCGATTCCACTGTCGCAAAGAGCGAGAAACTCCAAATGGAAGTTTtaagtgatggtgatgatacgTCTACAAACATTGCTAATGATGGAGAAGGTGAAGCAAATGAGGAATCGGACTTACTTGATAGCGATTCTACAGTCTCAAAGAACGAGGACCTACGTACGGAAGCTTcaagtgatgatgatgattcgtCTAGAACCCTTGCAAATAATGGTGAAGGTGATGCACAAGAAGAACCGGACGTACCAACTCCAAAAGAAGATACGCCTGTCGTTGATGAGACCCTAACCGATGGAGTTGATAGTAATGATGAAACGGAGCAGGTTTCTGCTGCAAATGTAGTTGACGAAAACGTTGGCGATAGTTTGAAGAATGAGAATTCTAACTCGAATCTAGAAGAAGTGCAAACTGCTACCTCTGGACAAGAAGTTCCGCAAGATTCCAAGACTTCATCCTCATCCGCGGGTAAAGCTGTACATCCTATGTTGACTCAACCATCCCAACCAACAAACCAACCGGATGTTACGGATCAACCACCACAATCGACAACATCAAACACGCTTGCGGCTGATGAAAGTAAGGCTCCATCGCAGAAGGCGATAAACACCGTACAGCGACTTATCCGCGCAGTTCACACTACCAACTATATCAGAAACGTCCTATCCACATTAACAACACATTGA